GCCCTTCTGGTGATCGCGTTTCTGCGGTTGCGCGGCACCTATTTCCTCAAAGGCCGATTATTCCCTCTGCTCGCGGTGGTTAGTGCCGCCTATTCGACACATATAAATGGCCACGCTGGCCTTTACTGGGCCTACCCTGCCGCTACGGCCCTGTTTTTCCTGCTGCCGCTGAGGGAAGCCATCGGCAGTAACATCGTCTTTGTGGTTGTGATGGCGGTCGTGTCGTTCCTCCGCTTTCCCGAAGCCGACTTTTGGAGAATCACCTTCTCCCTCGGCCTGACTTGCCTGTTTGCCATGATTTTTGCGTTTCTGGTGGGCAAACTTCAGCAAGAACTCACACGACTGGCCACCACCGACCCATTGACCGGCTGCCTGAACCGGTCGCAACTTGCCGATATTCTCAACGGCCAGATTCAAATGCGGGAACGGTATGAGCGGGTATCCAGCCTGATTTTGCTGGATCTGGATTACTTCAAGACCATCAACGATCAGTGGGGCCACCTGGCCGGTGACAAGGTTCTCACCGAAATGGCTCTGCGTTTGCGCAAACGACTTCGGGAAAGCGATCAGCTGTTCCGGATCGGGGGAGAGGAATTCATGATCGTGCTACCGGAAACCCGGCAGAAAGACGCAGATGCCCTGGCCCACCAGCTTCTGACCAGCATCAGTGCCCGGCCATTCCTTGACGATATCAAGGTGACTGCCAGTGCCAGTGTCGCTGAAGTCAGCAAGGGCGAGACCTGGTCGATCTGGCTGAACCGGGCTGATCAGGCCCTTTACGAAGCGAAATCCCGGGGTCGCAACCAGGTAGTCAATGCCGCTCGACCGCTTCCGGTTGTGGGTCGGGGCGCCGAGGACATGCCCGATTCAGCATCGGGCTGAAGCACAGCACCTACCGTTTCGCCTTTACTGATCGCAGCGTTTACGAAATTCCCGGTAGGCGCTGAAAACCTCCCAGGGGCACTCAAAATGAGGGTAATGCCCGATGTTCCTCAGGGTGACCACATCGCCCTCCGGTATCAGTTCGCGATACCGACGCGCCATGCCGGCGCCAGAGACGGGGTCGGCCGTACCTGAGATCAGCCGCATCGGTTGCGTCGCCTTCTGCAGAGCGCCAACCCAACGATTCCGATGACATCGACGTTCCTCCATAAACTGTATCAGCTGGTGCAGGATGCCCCGACCATTGTTGTAGGTCAGCAGGTGCCAGAAGTCTTCCATGTCCTGACGATCCGGCGGATTCTGGCTGCCGAACAGGCGGCGAAAGTTGCGCTCGAAACTGCGCCGGGTCAGACCACGGCTGATCAAGCCGCCAAAGGGGCTTCTCAATAGCTTCTGAATCAGCAACGGATTATGAACTTCCGGGAAAAGGGCACCATTGAGAAAGCAGACACCGGCAATCCGGAAAGGCAGTCCGTCTTCCTGCTCCCGCGCCAATAGCTCCTGGGCCACACTGCAACCGTAATCGTGAACCAGCAGATGCACCGACGGGAGGCCAAGCCCCTCGATCCAGCCCTGAAACAGATCGGCCTGGTCTTCAATACTGTAGTCGTAGTTGGAGGGCTTGTCCGAAAAGCCGAAGCCCAGCATGTCCAGCGTCAAAACGTTG
This genomic stretch from Marinobacter salsuginis harbors:
- a CDS encoding GGDEF domain-containing protein encodes the protein MNFSVPPSTLASNPTLAVLGFKRQLVYHLHFWAFIAVAPLVMVQWQQSHYLLSSVLVLFCVNALLVIAFLRLRGTYFLKGRLFPLLAVVSAAYSTHINGHAGLYWAYPAATALFFLLPLREAIGSNIVFVVVMAVVSFLRFPEADFWRITFSLGLTCLFAMIFAFLVGKLQQELTRLATTDPLTGCLNRSQLADILNGQIQMRERYERVSSLILLDLDYFKTINDQWGHLAGDKVLTEMALRLRKRLRESDQLFRIGGEEFMIVLPETRQKDADALAHQLLTSISARPFLDDIKVTASASVAEVSKGETWSIWLNRADQALYEAKSRGRNQVVNAARPLPVVGRGAEDMPDSASG
- a CDS encoding alpha/beta fold hydrolase, producing MEEVMPTVGGGSAAARVEGTLEGWQQGGKWFSFEGHAIFSRMAGSGEPLVLIHGFPTASWDWNRVWPMLVQHNNVLTLDMLGFGFSDKPSNYDYSIEDQADLFQGWIEGLGLPSVHLLVHDYGCSVAQELLAREQEDGLPFRIAGVCFLNGALFPEVHNPLLIQKLLRSPFGGLISRGLTRRSFERNFRRLFGSQNPPDRQDMEDFWHLLTYNNGRGILHQLIQFMEERRCHRNRWVGALQKATQPMRLISGTADPVSGAGMARRYRELIPEGDVVTLRNIGHYPHFECPWEVFSAYREFRKRCDQ